In the Arthrobacter sp. CDRTa11 genome, TGGGAGCCTTCGGGGAGGTCCACGCGGGTCACATCACGGCCACGCCGCACGAATTCGTCCTTCTCGGCCTCCGTGAACATGCCTTTGCCGCCGTAAACCACCAGCGTGGGCGCTGACACCTGCTCCCATTCCTTCCACCGGGCCACCGTCACCGCGCTGATCGCCTGGACCATTACATCGGCGTCGAACCGGGGCCGGAAACCGTCCGGGTGTTCCTCAAGGTCAGCCACCCAGGCCTTGGCCAGGGGTGTGTCGCCGAGGAATTCCTGGGCAGCCCTTCGGCTGGGGAAAGGCACCGGCCAGGACCGGAAATACTCACCCATCGACTCGTGGTCTTGCGGCCTGCCTCCCCCGGCGCCGGCTTCCAGCAGCACCAGCTGGGATACCAGGTCCGGCCGCGCTGCAGCGGTCAGCATCGCGGTGTGCCCGCCCATGGACTGCCCCACCAGTGTGACCGGACCCGCCGCTGCTTCCTCAACAACGCGGACGACGTCGGCAACGTACGCCTCGCGGGAGACGTCGCCCGGGATCCGGGTGCTTCCGCCGTGGCCGCGCTGATCCATCAAGATGATGCGGAATTCCGGCAGGGCCGCCGCCGTCGGAAAGAATTCAGCGGCACTGCCGGCCAGGCCGTGAAGTATGACCATAACGGGCCCGGTTCCGCCCGTGTCATAGCAACGGATCAATACCCCCGGCGCGGTGGTA is a window encoding:
- a CDS encoding alpha/beta fold hydrolase, with protein sequence MSVSPPLSDLMLTTAPGVLIRCYDTGGTGPVMVILHGLAGSAAEFFPTAAALPEFRIILMDQRGHGGSTRIPGDVSREAYVADVVRVVEEAAAGPVTLVGQSMGGHTAMLTAAARPDLVSQLVLLEAGAGGGRPQDHESMGEYFRSWPVPFPSRRAAQEFLGDTPLAKAWVADLEEHPDGFRPRFDADVMVQAISAVTVARWKEWEQVSAPTLVVYGGKGMFTEAEKDEFVRRGRDVTRVDLPEGSHDAHLDAFEEWVAALKKVTTRRRNLEANGA